Sequence from the Saccharopolyspora pogona genome:
GAGCAGCGTGGGCCGTTCGAAGCCATATCCGATGGCGGACCGGGCAACCACATGGGTGGCGACCCCATCGAGCAGGACGTCACCTCGGTCCGGGCGGCGCAAGCCACCCAGAAGTTCGGCCAAGACCGACTTGCCGGAGCCCGACCGCCCGACCACGGCCACAGTGTCCCCGCCGGGCACCACGAGGTCGACGTCGGAGAGCGCACCGTCTACACCGACTCCGCGCAGCTCGAGCCTGCCCGGTCCGCGCGGCGGAAGCCGATGCGGTGCGGGTTCAGGATCGCCGTCGACCACCTCCGCGATCCGCGTGGCGCACGACCGCGCGCGGGCCAACGCCGTGAACAGCGGCATCTGCCGCACCAACCCCAGTCCGAGAGTCGTGTAACCGAGCGCGGCGAGCACGTCACCGACGCTGATGTCCCCGGTCAGCACCCCGACCCCAGCCGTGCCGAGCACCGCCACTTGAACACAAGGCAGCAGCAGACCGGCCCGCCACATCATCCGCGCCTGTGTCCGCCACACTCCCGCGCCCGCCGCGCTCAGCCTGGGCAGGGGGCGTAGCACGCGCGCTGTCTCCTGGTCAGCCACACCTGCGGCGGCGATGGTGCGAAGCCCACCAACGGCGTCGAGCAACCGGGCGCCAAGTTCGCTGGAATTTTCCTGGTAAGCCAGCAAATCCGTGGCGGTATGCCGCAGGTGGGAGCGTGCTAGCAGGGCCGCGAGCGGTGTGGCGCACAGGAACACGACGGCGATTCGCCAGTCGAGCAGTGCGAGCGCGGTCACCGCTCCCGCCGACAGCACCAGAGCTGTGCCCAACTGGATCACGTTCGCAGTGATCTGCCCGGCGCCTGTGCAGTCACTGGAAATCCTGCTGACCGCGTCGCCGTTGGCAAGGACGGACCGGTATCCGCCGCGGATCAGCCCGGCGACGAGGCGGACCCGCAGGCGGGCGGTAGCCGAAGCGGTGAGTCGCGCGGTCAGCGCCACTCCCATGACCTCGCCGATGATTTGGACCGAACCTAGCGAAACCAGCCACATCACCCGGGCAGGTCCGCCATCTCCGGTGATGACGGCGTCGATGGCACCCGCGAGGGCACTGGGCAGCAGGAGACCGGCGGTGGCCGTCAGAAGGGCGGTGAGCACGAGCAAGGCCGCGGCACCCCGGTCCTGTTCAACTACCGAGCGCAGCACGCGATCGCCCACACCGGCCATGGGCCTGCTCCTTGTCGTTCGGGTTGCCTGCGGCCACACTGGGAGGTGCGGGAGCGGCGCACTTGTCCTGCGCCGCTCCCACACCTACGACCTCACTGGCAGGTCAGCAGGCTGATCGTGCTCTGCGCACACGCGGCGAGCAGGCTCAGGTTGCTCGCGCCGCCGTAGTTGGAGTCGCCGTAGGCGAGGTCGTTCTGAGCGTCGAGTTCCTGCAGTTCCAGAATCGTTCCCATGGTTTTATTCCCTTCACATTCATTTCGCTAACCGACCGTGATTCGGTCGGCGTCTTTGTGGGACGGATCAGGTGAGTGCGCCGAAGAAGGGCAGCACACGGCCATGACCGTCGAGGGTTGCGGCGACAGTCGTCAGCACCCCGGCACCTCCGGTACCGAGGTCCATTGACAGCCGCAGCAACTGGTTACCGGGGATCGCGATTCCACCGTCGCCATAAGGGATTGCATGCCAGCCCAGGGCGGAGAGGTGTCGTGCGATCGCTTCGGCCAAAATAGGGTCGGGTGAACGCCGGTGAGCCGCGGCCAGCGCCGCCAGCAGCCCACAGCGGCCGAACAGCAGACCGGGATGGATAACGAACTCTCCGACGCAGCCGCGGAGCAGATCGGACTGCCGGCGTAGGCATGACGCGGCCGGGTGCCGCGCGGCGAGTTCCTCTGCCACCAGCGCGATTCCCGCGCTGCCCACCGCCAGATATGGCAGGGTGCGGGCGTGGCCGTCGCGGACCTGGAGGACACCGTCGTCGGTGGTCACGCACTCGTCCAGATCCCGGCTGAGCGCACGGTCGGCGAGTTCGAGCCAGCCGCGGTCGCCGGTGTCGTCATAGAGGTGAGTGAACAGCAGTGCGGGGCCGGACCAACCGTCGAGCAGCCCCGCCCGGCCGACCTCTCCCGGGGGCACGGCGCGGGTCAGTGCGTCGGCGAGGTGGTCACCCAGGCTGTGGGCGTGTTCCCGGAACTCGCGGTCTTCCCTGCTACCGGCAAAATGCAAGAGGTTCAGCGCGATTCCGGACAGGCCGGCAGCGAAACCGTGGTCGCGGGTTTGCGTGACGAGAAGCTCGGCACCGGCAAGCAGCGCGTCCGCTTCGTCGTGATGGCCGAGGTTCTCCAGCACGTAGGCGATTCCGTGCGCTCCGTCGAAGAAACCAGGACGAGCAGGCGGTGTCCGGCGGACGGCGTCGACCAGCCAGCGTTCGTGCTCCGGGTAGCGGCCCGTTCCTGCGACATCCAATGCGTGCAGGACACCCGCCGCGCCATAGGCGAAACCGGTGCCACCGAGACGAAACTGCTCGATGTCGCCGGGGAACAACCGGTCGTCGCGTTCGGGCGTCGCGGAGCAGAGGATCGCTTCGGCGAGGCCTTTGCGCACCACACCCCAGTCCGGATTCGGCTGGTCGAGCTCGGTCGCGGAGACGACGTCAGCAGGAGCCAGCTCATTGCGGATCGAGTCGCCGTAGCCGTTCGGGAGCGGGAACCTGCGCTCGATCACTTCGACGAATCCGGACAGTTTGCCCGGGGCGAGTTCCAACAGCGGATTCAGCGGCAGAAACATCCAGAGTTTCAGCGCAGCGAGCGCATACCGGTCGATCGCGACGCCAGTGCGGCCCTTGGGAGCGCGGAATCCGGGCGCTCCGAGCGCGGGACGTGGCGCGTCGTCGTCGGCGGAGGCCATCTCGAAGTCGATAAAGGAGACGCCGCCATCCTCGTCGACCAGCACGTTGAGCGCGTGCAGATCACCGAAGACCACCCCCCGTTCGTGGACGCGGTCCAGCAGTCGCTCCACTTTTTCCAGCAGATCAACGGCGCGGTCCGTGTAGTCGGCGATTTCGTGCTCGTCCGGATGCTGCCGCGTGAGTGGATACCGACGCGCCAACCACGAGCCGAGCGGAACGCCGGGCACCAGGTCCATGGCGAGGAAGGTGTGCTCCCACACTTGGAAAAGCTCGTGCGCGGTGGGAATGCCGTCGATGTCGGCGAGGCGGCGCAGGATGTCGTTCTCACGATGCAGCCGGGCTACCGCGTCGGTACCGTCGCGGTCCAGGCCTGCGTGCGGGCGGGCTTCCTTGAGTACGACCTGCTCGCCGTCGGCGTCGCGCACGGCGCGGTAGACACCGCCGCCGTTGGAGAAGTGCAGCGATGACGTCACGCGGTAGGGAAGCGCGGCGCGATCACCACTTTTGCGCGCGTTCAGCGATGCACTCAGGCAGTCGGGCACATTAACCCAGTCGGGGACGGAGAAACTCGTCCCGCGTTTGTCGGGAACCAGCGCTCCGTCCGGGCCCTGTATGGCGAGCACGCGAGTTCCGTCCAACTCCACCGAACGCTCCACGAACCCGCCGTAACGGACGTACAATGGACCCGGCCCATAGCGAAGGTCGCTGAGGATGTACGGGCCCTCCTCGCCCCGCAATTGCTGAGACAATTCTTCCAGCACCAGTTCCAGCTGATGCTCGTCGAGTGGATAAATTGTGACGAACTTGCCGCTCGCGGACCGCGGCGCATATTTGGCGTTGCGGGACAGGAGAACCTTGGGGCTGCGCAAGTGTTTGAACGCGACACGCTCTCGCAGGCAGTACTCGTGGACGGTCGACAGCACCCTCTCCGCGTTGTCCAGCGTGGCCGAGACGTGCACCTTCCAGCCCTGATCGGGTAGATCGACGTCGTGCGGACGCAGCATCCGCCACGTCCCGAGATTGCTCTCGATCCAGTCTTCTCCCGGTGCGGAAAGCAGGGTCGCGTAATCGTCGTGCAGACCGGAGGGCCGGTGTTGCTCGTCAAAAAAGAGCGGATCTGCGAAGCAGAAAGCCTCGTATCGGAGATCCATTCCAGCCCTCTCGGTATGCGGACGTGAGCATGTGTCCAAGTTAGTTGAAACCGCCTCGGCGAGCGCAGGGCATTCCGGCGTCAGGCCGCCGATAAATTGCGCCACGTTTTTCCGGAATCGCCAAGACGCCGTTTCGGTGATCACCATAGGCCGAACGAGTGTATACTAAAGGCGTGCTTGTCGGCAGAAAGTTACACTACGTGATCTCAACTCAAGGTAAGATTCACCCACTTGTACAGTAACAAGACCTCCTTTCAGCGAAAATGGTCGGCGCGGGCGTGGAGCCGATGCGGCGTGTCCGAGATCTCATGAATTCCGTTTTCTCATCATCGGCTACGAGGCGCGGTTGTTGACCGAACGTTGCCGATTCACCTTTGGGCATCCCAACGCGCCTATTTGGGCAATTGATTTGGTCCGCCAGAAGTGACGTCGGCTGGGGCCGGCCACCGCTTCCCGAAGAGACGCGAGCCCGCCGACATCGTCACGCCACGAGGCTCCATGCGAGCTGTCATGACGAAGACGAAGGCCGCGTGCGAGGGGGGAGGTCTGCTGCCCACAGGTCGGCACGCAGGGGCCGTAGATTCGTTTTCTGGTAGCCGCGCTGCGGTTGATCGCCGAATCGCGACAGGTCTGGCTGCCGTCTCCGACAAGCCCATCCTGATGCCGGCACCGAGCGCGGCGGTCGCCCGCCAACAGCGCAGCGTGTGAACTGGCTAGCGGAGAGGCCGCGAAGTTCCACGTGCCAGAGCGGAGAGGGGGCGTCGATCAGCCTGACGAGCCCGAGCCCCGGCGGAACGTAGCCGCAGCGCGAAGCTTTTCCGGCCGCGCCCATTCTCTTCGACGTTATGCCGGTGCTACCCGAGCCGCAGGCGGTGGTCGGTGCCGTTCTCGCCCAACGAAGGAACCGCTGAAAGCGCTTGGGGATGTGCTGGACCCGTTGATCGGCAAGCTGGCCGACGTCCAGCTATCAGCGCTTTCTGCACCTGCACGGCGAATCTGGATTCTCCGACGGGGTTTTACGAGGCAGGACAGATTTGGCTCGATTGTCCGAAGCGTGGCTGTGTCCATCGCAGCCAATGGTCTTCTGCGGTGGCCACAATCGCCTCGATTACGTGGACGTCGGCGAGCAGGGCCGTTCCTGCGCCGAGACCCCGCTTGGCCGGTTCAGACAGCTTCGGCGAGCTGGAAATGATCTTTCGGGCGGCGCCTTTCAATGGCGACGTGCCGCATCGAGGGTGTTTGTCAGCCGCGAGGGTGTCCTCGAGCTCAGTCGACTGCGGAGGAGAACTGCGGCATCGAGACCGCCGGGACGCGGGCCGCTCCCGGCTTCGGCTCTTCGGCCGGAGTCGTGTCGAACAGCTTTTCCTCGACGGGCTCGGGCTGCTCGACCGGCTCCGGGGCGACCGGCTCGGCGGCCTTCTTGCTGAGGTGCTCGCGGGTGCGCTGCGCGGCGCCGCGGATCTGCTCGGTCAACTGCTTGTTGGTCTGCCGGACCTGCTCCTCCTCGCGCTCCTGCTGGCGCGTGCTGCGCGCCGGCTCGGGCTTCGGGGCGCGCGCGGCCTTGATGTAGCGGTCGAGGACGGCCCGGAATCTTTGGGCGTGCTCGTCGTTCAGGTCGATTTCATACGTCACACCATCCAGCGCGAAGGTGACGGTGTGGTTGGCTAGGGACCCGTCGATGTCATCGACGAGTTCGACCTGAATCCGTTCGGCCATGATCACCTGTCTCGGGAGCGTGCCCCGCCTCGATCCGCGACACTTGCAGGTAAGACTACTGCGAGCCTTGACCACGTTGTAGCTCGCGGCAGCGCCGTTGTCTCGTACTCAACCATAGAACAGCTGGATGCCCGGCCGATAACCGCCGGGCGGGTCACGTACCACCCGCGCACGGCGGCGGTCAGTGGCCACCAACGGACAGTAACCGCTGTGGGGCAATCCTAGCATGTAATCCAGTGCACATCGAAGAGAATTCCGGCGGGCCGGACCATTCTCGCAGCGATCGTAGCGCACCTCCCGGACGGGAATGTCATCCGCCAGCAATTTCTCCTCGAGCGTCGAGAACTCCGCGCTGTCGGACCTCGACGCCCGGCGGGTAGTCGGAGCGCCCGACTCGGGGTCGGTGATCTCAACAGGCTGAAGTTGCGCAACCGGGCGGATGCCGTGGCCCACGCGGTCCGCTCCGGTCGTGAGTGCGAAAACGGACTGGAGGCTGCTTTCGCACTCACGACTTCGTTGCGGATTCATGGTAGGAGATCGATGACGAACACCTGACCACCTTTTCCCACGCACGGTTCCATTTCTGCTTCGGTGCCTTCGGTGGTGCTCGAGCCGACGATGCCTACGCACCCCTGGCCCTTCACCCGGAGCACGTACTGTCCACTCCCATACAGTCTGCTGGGTTCGATCTCGAAAGAGCTGCCTTGTTCGCAGTCGTCCCTTGGTTCCAGCAGTCCGGCCCCGGGGCCCTCGGACAGTGCCTTCAGGCAGCCCCTGCCGTAGTCGGGGTGGTGCCACTGGATGCGGTAATTACCTTCACCCGTGGGCTCCAGCAGGGTAGTTTGCGGCGCCACTTCGTCGCACGGGCGCTGCACCGCCACCAGCGGGACATACCGGTGGCTCTGGACACGCCCATCGGTCAGGCACAGGTGAGGAGCCGTAACGGGGCGTAGTCGTACCCACCCACGCGGCAGTGTTGACCAGATACCCGAAGTGGTGGACTCCGTGTGCTGGACGTCCCCGGCTGGCCGGCCGAATGGGATCAGCATCCAGGCCATCGACGCGGTAACGGCTCCGAACGCGGCGGCCATTGTCAGTGGTAGGAGATGCCCTTTGAACCTCCTGCCGCTCGGCTGTCCGTACCTGACCGGTTCCGTTGACGCGGCTTCGGCCGGTTCTGTGGGCGCGGGGCCGGCTTTGTCCAACCCATGTTCGAGTGCTTCCCCGCGAGCGATCACGCCCAACGCATCAAGCCATGCTGTCGCTTCGCTTCCGCGTCCGCAGGCGTGTACGAAGGCAGTCAGCAATTCCGGACGCGGCAGTCTCTTTCCGCCTAGAACGTCGGCCAACGTGCTGCGCGCCAAAATCTCACCACGCGCGGCCGCACGCTCCTCCAATTGCCGGTAGGTCAGCTGTGATTCTTGCTTGAGCCGTCGCATAAGCGCTACGAACTCCACGGCGTCGCGCGGCTTTACCCCCAGGATTTCCATACCTGCCATCTTCGTCGGTTGCGCATCACTCGGCATCGTCCATTCGAGCTGTCCGAGATCGGCGGCGCGAGGTCGGACGCGCATCCGGACAAGGCGCTGATCAGCCGTTATCGACTCGGACCTTCCGGGACGCGGCACTTGTGTTGACGTGGACTCGGTCGCGCCAGCAAGATTTCGACGTTCCGCCTGCCCGTTTCTCGGCGGGAATGAAGGAAATCGCAACAGAATGCGAAGGGAAAATACATGCGCATCACCGCTAACTGGCGCGCGACCGCCGCCGTCTTCCTGATGGCGTTCTCGGCCATCACGGCTCTCGGCCCTGCCGCGGCCGCGGATCCGGTAGCCGGTTCCGGGATTGCTCCGATGGAAACCACGGCACCCAAGTGCATGCTGGACAAGGAGAAGAAGGGGAAAATATATACCACGGTGTGGGTCACCAACTCGTGCAAGCGCAACTACCGCGTCCAACTGATCATGGCACGAGGTGCGGACAGTCGCTGTTTCTCCATCACGCCCGGTCAAACCCGCAGCCACACGTCCCGTGGCATTAGCCCGTACCTGGACCGCATCATCCTGTGCTGAGCCCGCCCGCGAGTCCAAGGGCGTTCGGCTGGAGTGAACAGTACTCCTCCGCTGACCCGAGATTCCTGAAACAGCAACTGCCGCTCCGGCCGCATCGCGGAGCGGCAGTCTGCGTCGTCAGCGTGATCCGCCGACAGCGCTTGGCTTGGCGGACGTCACCGCGCCGAGATGTTCGCGC
This genomic interval carries:
- a CDS encoding RICIN domain-containing protein — encoded protein: MEILGVKPRDAVEFVALMRRLKQESQLTYRQLEERAAARGEILARSTLADVLGGKRLPRPELLTAFVHACGRGSEATAWLDALGVIARGEALEHGLDKAGPAPTEPAEAASTEPVRYGQPSGRRFKGHLLPLTMAAAFGAVTASMAWMLIPFGRPAGDVQHTESTTSGIWSTLPRGWVRLRPVTAPHLCLTDGRVQSHRYVPLVAVQRPCDEVAPQTTLLEPTGEGNYRIQWHHPDYGRGCLKALSEGPGAGLLEPRDDCEQGSSFEIEPSRLYGSGQYVLRVKGQGCVGIVGSSTTEGTEAEMEPCVGKGGQVFVIDLLP
- the lanKC gene encoding class III lanthionine synthetase LanKC, giving the protein MDLRYEAFCFADPLFFDEQHRPSGLHDDYATLLSAPGEDWIESNLGTWRMLRPHDVDLPDQGWKVHVSATLDNAERVLSTVHEYCLRERVAFKHLRSPKVLLSRNAKYAPRSASGKFVTIYPLDEHQLELVLEELSQQLRGEEGPYILSDLRYGPGPLYVRYGGFVERSVELDGTRVLAIQGPDGALVPDKRGTSFSVPDWVNVPDCLSASLNARKSGDRAALPYRVTSSLHFSNGGGVYRAVRDADGEQVVLKEARPHAGLDRDGTDAVARLHRENDILRRLADIDGIPTAHELFQVWEHTFLAMDLVPGVPLGSWLARRYPLTRQHPDEHEIADYTDRAVDLLEKVERLLDRVHERGVVFGDLHALNVLVDEDGGVSFIDFEMASADDDAPRPALGAPGFRAPKGRTGVAIDRYALAALKLWMFLPLNPLLELAPGKLSGFVEVIERRFPLPNGYGDSIRNELAPADVVSATELDQPNPDWGVVRKGLAEAILCSATPERDDRLFPGDIEQFRLGGTGFAYGAAGVLHALDVAGTGRYPEHERWLVDAVRRTPPARPGFFDGAHGIAYVLENLGHHDEADALLAGAELLVTQTRDHGFAAGLSGIALNLLHFAGSREDREFREHAHSLGDHLADALTRAVPPGEVGRAGLLDGWSGPALLFTHLYDDTGDRGWLELADRALSRDLDECVTTDDGVLQVRDGHARTLPYLAVGSAGIALVAEELAARHPAASCLRRQSDLLRGCVGEFVIHPGLLFGRCGLLAALAAAHRRSPDPILAEAIARHLSALGWHAIPYGDGGIAIPGNQLLRLSMDLGTGGAGVLTTVAATLDGHGRVLPFFGALT
- a CDS encoding ABC transporter ATP-binding protein yields the protein MAGVGDRVLRSVVEQDRGAAALLVLTALLTATAGLLLPSALAGAIDAVITGDGGPARVMWLVSLGSVQIIGEVMGVALTARLTASATARLRVRLVAGLIRGGYRSVLANGDAVSRISSDCTGAGQITANVIQLGTALVLSAGAVTALALLDWRIAVVFLCATPLAALLARSHLRHTATDLLAYQENSSELGARLLDAVGGLRTIAAAGVADQETARVLRPLPRLSAAGAGVWRTQARMMWRAGLLLPCVQVAVLGTAGVGVLTGDISVGDVLAALGYTTLGLGLVRQMPLFTALARARSCATRIAEVVDGDPEPAPHRLPPRGPGRLELRGVGVDGALSDVDLVVPGGDTVAVVGRSGSGKSVLAELLGGLRRPDRGDVLLDGVATHVVARSAIGYGFERPTLLGDTVCAAVAYGTGADADDVRSACRMADVHGLINRLPARYRTPLAQAPLSGGEAQRIGLARALVRRPRLLVLDDATASLDTVTEARVEAAISTALPDLTRIVVTHRAGTARRADAVLWLEDGRVRAIAPHDVLWIDPAYRAVFTEEGQP
- a CDS encoding SapB/AmfS family lanthipeptide; translation: MGTILELQELDAQNDLAYGDSNYGGASNLSLLAACAQSTISLLTCQ
- a CDS encoding histone-like nucleoid-structuring protein Lsr2 gives rise to the protein MAERIQVELVDDIDGSLANHTVTFALDGVTYEIDLNDEHAQRFRAVLDRYIKAARAPKPEPARSTRQQEREEEQVRQTNKQLTEQIRGAAQRTREHLSKKAAEPVAPEPVEQPEPVEEKLFDTTPAEEPKPGAARVPAVSMPQFSSAVD